A single window of Marinobacter sp. LA51 DNA harbors:
- a CDS encoding DUF6502 family protein has protein sequence MKKTSSLHQALFRILRPLTRLLLRNGIPFGEFSELVKRAYVEAALEDFDDGRRKPTDSRAAVMTGLTRKEVKRQREILAGQNTGSSASDVLHSNRASRVVSGWVHDTAFQTKAGEPAVLSFDGPLSFSELVKRYSGDMPPRAVLDELLRVGVVSIDAESGGLILQQRAYVPAGDSEEMLQIFGEDVSDLIATIDHNLVSGESGQSPMFQRTLTYNNIPPEMMESWRKHAAAQSQTLLEQLDKWLGPHDRDISGQGSGCLSGDPVRTGVSVFFFEEPAGKGRKRGD, from the coding sequence ATGAAAAAGACCTCCTCCCTGCATCAAGCGCTGTTCCGCATCCTGCGTCCTTTGACGCGGTTGCTGTTGAGGAACGGCATTCCTTTCGGCGAATTCTCCGAGCTGGTGAAGCGTGCCTATGTAGAAGCCGCTCTGGAGGATTTTGACGACGGCCGACGAAAGCCCACCGATTCCCGTGCTGCGGTAATGACCGGGCTGACCCGAAAGGAAGTAAAGCGTCAGCGTGAAATCCTTGCAGGGCAGAACACGGGCTCGAGCGCGAGCGATGTGCTTCATTCCAACCGGGCGTCGCGGGTGGTGTCGGGCTGGGTACACGATACGGCCTTCCAGACCAAAGCCGGAGAGCCAGCCGTTTTGTCTTTTGACGGACCGTTGAGCTTCAGCGAATTGGTTAAGCGGTACAGCGGTGACATGCCTCCCCGTGCGGTGCTTGATGAATTGCTTCGGGTCGGCGTCGTTTCGATAGATGCGGAATCAGGCGGGCTAATCTTGCAGCAAAGAGCTTATGTTCCGGCCGGAGACAGCGAGGAAATGCTCCAGATTTTCGGCGAGGACGTGTCTGATCTTATAGCGACAATTGATCACAATCTGGTTAGCGGCGAATCTGGCCAGTCACCAATGTTCCAGAGAACTTTGACCTACAACAACATTCCTCCGGAGATGATGGAGAGCTGGCGCAAGCATGCAGCTGCCCAGTCCCAGACACTGCTGGAGCAGTTGGATAAATGGCTGGGGCCCCACGATCGAGACATTTCGGGGCAAGGCTCTGGCTGTTTGTCCGGGGATCCTGTCCGCACGGGCGTAAGCGTCTTCTTTTTCGAAGAACCTGCCGGCAAAGGCCGGAAACGGGGAGATTAG